The Neisseria sicca genome includes a window with the following:
- a CDS encoding RluA family pseudouridine synthase: MKTHAISKDSVSLITVAEHEAGQRLDNYLIKILKGVPKSHIHRIIRAGEVRLNKKRCKPDSRIQTGDLLRIPPVRTAEKQRSSENRAQAVPAREFTIIYEDDALLVIDKPAGTAVHGGSGVSFGVIEQIRRARPEARYLELVHRLDKDTSGLLMIAKKRSALIKLHEAIRNDHPKKIYLALGVGKLPNDSFHVKLPLFKYTGAQGEKMVRVSEDGQSAHTIFRVLNRFSDDLLHQVGLSHLTLVQATLKTGRTHQIRVHLQSQQCPIVGDERYGDYQANKRLQKLGLRRMFLHAAELHLDHPLTGEKLILKAPLPQDLAQFVLMLENAGKVV, encoded by the coding sequence ATGAAAACGCACGCAATAAGCAAAGATTCAGTCAGCCTGATTACCGTCGCCGAGCACGAAGCCGGCCAACGCCTTGACAACTATCTGATAAAAATCCTCAAAGGCGTACCCAAAAGCCATATCCACCGCATTATCCGCGCCGGCGAAGTGCGCCTGAACAAAAAACGCTGCAAACCCGACAGCCGCATCCAGACAGGCGACTTGCTTCGCATCCCGCCCGTGCGCACCGCCGAAAAGCAAAGGTCGTCTGAAAACCGCGCCCAAGCCGTACCCGCGCGCGAATTTACCATCATCTACGAAGACGACGCGTTACTCGTCATCGACAAACCAGCAGGCACCGCCGTCCACGGCGGCAGCGGCGTGAGCTTCGGCGTCATCGAACAAATCCGCCGCGCCCGCCCCGAAGCCCGCTATCTCGAACTCGTCCACCGCCTCGACAAAGACACCAGCGGCCTCCTGATGATCGCCAAAAAACGCAGCGCGCTTATCAAACTGCACGAAGCCATCCGCAACGACCACCCTAAAAAAATCTACCTCGCGCTGGGCGTAGGCAAACTGCCGAACGACAGCTTCCACGTCAAACTGCCCCTGTTCAAATACACCGGCGCACAAGGCGAAAAAATGGTGCGCGTCAGCGAAGACGGCCAATCCGCGCACACCATCTTTCGCGTGCTCAACCGCTTTTCAGACGACCTCCTGCACCAAGTCGGTCTCTCGCACCTCACCCTCGTGCAAGCCACCCTAAAAACCGGCCGCACCCACCAAATCCGCGTCCACCTCCAATCGCAGCAATGCCCCATCGTCGGCGACGAACGCTACGGCGACTACCAAGCCAACAAACGCCTCCAGAAACTCGGTTTGAGACGAATGTTCCTCCACGCCGCCGAGCTGCACCTCGACCACCCGCTGACAGGCGAAAAACTCATCTTAAAAGCCCCGCTGCCGCAAGACTTGGCACAATTTGTCCTGATGCTGGAAAACGCAGGAAAGGTCGTCTGA
- the rsmG gene encoding 16S rRNA (guanine(527)-N(7))-methyltransferase RsmG has product MTPTQQLQAGIQALGLDLSAEQQTHLLAYTDLLKKWNKTYNLTALRDEAQMVSHHLLDSLTLLPYLQGAHTMLDVGSGGGQPGIPTAICRPDLNITLLDANTKKTAFLQQAVIELGLANVRVVSGRVEAVQDFQADIITSRAFAELADFVNWTAHLLKDGGRWVAMKGVYPEEEIAKLPDTVAVERVEALHVPGLDAERHMVVLKKV; this is encoded by the coding sequence ATGACCCCGACACAGCAACTCCAAGCAGGCATACAGGCATTAGGTTTGGACCTATCCGCAGAACAGCAAACCCATCTGCTCGCCTATACCGACCTGCTCAAAAAGTGGAACAAGACCTACAACCTCACCGCCCTGCGCGACGAAGCGCAAATGGTCAGCCACCACCTGCTCGACAGCCTGACCCTGCTCCCCTACCTCCAAGGTGCGCACACCATGCTGGATGTCGGCTCCGGCGGCGGACAGCCCGGCATTCCCACTGCCATCTGCCGTCCCGACCTCAACATCACCCTTCTGGACGCCAACACCAAAAAAACCGCCTTCCTACAACAAGCTGTCATCGAACTCGGACTCGCCAACGTCCGCGTCGTCAGCGGCCGCGTCGAAGCCGTTCAAGACTTCCAAGCCGACATCATCACCAGCCGCGCCTTCGCCGAACTCGCCGACTTCGTCAACTGGACGGCACATCTGCTGAAAGACGGCGGCCGCTGGGTCGCCATGAAAGGCGTGTACCCCGAAGAAGAAATCGCCAAACTTCCCGACACCGTCGCCGTCGAACGCGTCGAAGCCCTCCACGTCCCCGGTTTGGATGCAGAACGGCATATGGTGGTTTTGAAAAAAGTTTGA